The segment AACGTAACAGGTTTTCCAGCTGTTCGGCATCCTGAATATTTTTGATAACTGGCAACGGCTGATGACGCACATAAATCAGCAACTGATCCATGTGCTGATTCCATTGGCTTTGCAGTAGTGTGTTCCCCATACCATATAAATATATATTGGTAAATTTCAGAAAGGTAAATTCTGTTTCTTCCTGTACCTCAAAATGGTGAAAGTCGCACGGTGCCAGTAAAAAAAGACTTCCAGGTTGATAGGTATATTTCATGTTGGAGAGACAATGAATACCCTTACCCTTATGCACAAATATAATCTCAAAGTGATTGTGGTTATGCACCGGATGTATCCATTCCTTTGTAGTAAAGCTGGATATTTTTAAAAGTTCGTGCTGGATGTATCTTTTCATCAAGTGTATTTACCAATTACTCATAGAAATATACAAGTAGTAGCCTCTCCCTGCTTTTTAACTTTGCAGCTATACAAAGGGTTCATTTATAGCCGTCGCAATCATTATTTATAAACTAATTTTCTTGTGGATATGTCAGAAGTACTTGTTGCAAAACAAAAGAAAGTTGCGTTGGTAGTAGGATCTCAGGGAGTAATCGGTCGCAATCTGATAGATTATCTGGTTACTCTACCTGACTGGGAAATTATAGGTTTGTCACGACGTGGAGGTGTATCAACAGATCGGATACAGTATATAGCTGTGGATTTGCTGAATGTAGAAGAGTGTAGGCAAAAACTGAGCTCACTTTCTCATACAACGCATATTTTCTATGCGGCCTATCAGGACAAACCTACCTGGGCAGAACTGGTAACTCCTAACCTGGCAATGCTGATAAATGTGGTTACTGTTGTTGAAGATATAGCACCACGATTACAGCATGTTAGTCTTATGCAAGGTTATAAGGTATATGGTGCTCACTTGGGGCCTTTTAAAACTCCTGCCAGGGAAACAGATGCCGGACATATGCCTCCTGAATTCAACGTGGATCAACAACAGTTTCTTGAAGAACGACAAAAAGGAAAGAGTTGGACATGGTCTGCCATTCGTCCTTCTGTGGTAGGTGGATTTGCCTTAGGCAATCCTATGAATCTGGCAATGGTCATTGCAGTATATGCTTCCATCAGCAAAGAATTGAATCTGCCTCTTCGTTTTCCAGGTAAGCAGGGAGCTTATGATAAACTGCTCGAGATGACTGATGCTGGATTGCTGGCAAAGGCCACTGTATGGGCTGCTACTGAAACCAGATGTGCTAATCAAGCATTTAATATCAATAATGGAGATCTGTTTCGATGGAATGAAATGTGGCCTGAGATCGCCCGCTACTTTGAACTGGAGACTGCCCCGCCTTTGCCGATGTCTTT is part of the Xanthocytophaga agilis genome and harbors:
- a CDS encoding SDR family oxidoreductase, with protein sequence MSEVLVAKQKKVALVVGSQGVIGRNLIDYLVTLPDWEIIGLSRRGGVSTDRIQYIAVDLLNVEECRQKLSSLSHTTHIFYAAYQDKPTWAELVTPNLAMLINVVTVVEDIAPRLQHVSLMQGYKVYGAHLGPFKTPARETDAGHMPPEFNVDQQQFLEERQKGKSWTWSAIRPSVVGGFALGNPMNLAMVIAVYASISKELNLPLRFPGKQGAYDKLLEMTDAGLLAKATVWAATETRCANQAFNINNGDLFRWNEMWPEIARYFELETAPPLPMSLSVIMADKELLWNRMIEKYNLALHSYQEVSSWGFGDFVFSWDYDMFADGSKARRFGFHEYVETREMFLSIFDDLRQRKVIP